Proteins co-encoded in one Carcharodon carcharias isolate sCarCar2 chromosome 7, sCarCar2.pri, whole genome shotgun sequence genomic window:
- the nod2 gene encoding nucleotide-binding oligomerization domain-containing protein 2 isoform X1 — protein sequence MNADQLLKARRHQFITILGRGSVEVFESILDRLLAWDLLNWEEYEYVKSPGLLSRSSRYLLDVIVCKGTRACELFVVVLRDVLHSSQLTGLILGNYKPPEETDKSSASRSSLASQTLQKHRPDIVRKLHGHIAAVLELLHRHGHFSKYECEEVQLPIYTPSQQARKLLDLSKAKGDDTAQVLLDYVESEPGPVKPILGNICLKYQEKLSSTLAAQSRFLTNYAGTENMCLEDIYVDCILEISNTAAENDCLSFLVGLENIFGSDGVSNKDADTVLITGEAGSGKSTSLQKIQQLWATKQAFQDITFVFAFSCRRLNFIDKPVSLKMLLFEHCCWPDDHQDEVFRYILDHPEEIMFMFDGFDEFKLQFTDEEKHCSPTKPITALNLIFNLLQGNLMKNTKKVMTSRPNAVTANLRKYLQKEITLKGFSREGIEMFIRKCHSNSSSAEHILHFVEANSALHGLCHVPFFCWIVSKCHEQLMQNGSDFTHTMTDVYLLILEHFLLHFTQSCQGINEVLLSRVATVHHLGKLALDGLTSCCYIFSAAQLQEAEVSEEDISLGFLVHSHSFSHACSVVNNRNYEFLHITVQCFFAALYITLNDNVGQSTLYSLFKHNQENTSPCMMSAACLKGWLFDCDQSGEQHERRSEVMLQEAERSNLQITASFVSGLLSGRHRNLMGKNFLIQQRCKKYKLVKKCLAKSIQKHFLSIPPAVGGEKKSMHALPEFVWWIKCIYEMQDNNLAKQAVSKLDVDHLKLTYCGIGPVECTALAYVLKHLKNPMGLQLDYNSVGDLGIEQLLPCLDICQSIYLRGNNISDQGISKLVDRALDSCNLQKIALFHNNLTDACTPYFAKLLKHKDNFLALRLGNNHLTAAGAEVLAEGLKQNNSIQYLGLWGNKIGGAGACALAAALENNTSMLWLSLVGNNVGSQGAKALALMLKKNTILEELCLQENNLVDEDMLHFAEGLQNNSSLKVLKLAQNRISRKGVEFIVKALKHNVTIASIWRKSRDCRGDRRNDSRKKIDILIKNWKRELCALLLIPS from the exons ATGAATGCTGATCAGTTGCTTAAGGCACGAAGACACCAGTTCATCACAATTCTTGGAAGAGGGTCAGTGGAAGTCTTTGAGAGCATCCTTGATCGCTTATTAGCATGGGATCTTCTGAACTGGGAGGAATATGAATATGTGAAATCGCCAGGTCTTCTGTCTCGTTCCAGTCGTTATCTCCTTGACGTTATAGTGTGCAAAGGGACCAGAGCCTGTGAACTTTTTGTTGTGGTGTTGCGAGATGTCCTTCACAGCTCGCAACTGACTGGTTTAATTCTGGGGAACTATAAGCCTCCAGAAGAGACTGACAAATCTTCAGCATCACGATCATCATTGGCTTCCCAAACTCTTCAAAAACACAGACCTGACATAGTGAGGAAGCTACATGGACACATTGCAGCTGTGTTGGAACTTCTGCATAGACATGGTCATTTTTCAAAATATGAATGTGAAGAGGTTCAATTGCCAATATATACACCTTCACAGCAG GCACGAAAGCTGCTAGATCTCTCTAAAGCTAAGGGGGATGATACAGCCCAGGTCCTGTTAGACTACGTTGAGTCTGAACCTGGACCCGTCAAACCCATCCTTG GTAATATTTGCTTGAAGTATCAGGAAAAGTTGAGTTCTACATTGGCTGCTCAGTcccgatttctaacaaactatgcAGGAACTGAAAATATGTGCCTGGAGGATATTTATGTGGATTGTATCTTGGAAATATCCAATACTGCTGCTGAAAATGACTGCTTGTCTTTCCTTGTTGGTCTGGAAAACATCTTTGGGTCAGATGGAGTATCAAATAAAGATGCAGATACTGTGTTAATCACTGGGGAAGCAGGAAGTGGGAAAAGCACTTCACTGCAGAAAATACAACAATTATGGGCAACAAAACAAGCATTCCAGGACATCACATTTGTATTTGCTTTCAGCTGCAGAAGGTTAAACTTCATTGATAAACCTGTTTCACTTAAAATGTTATTGTTTGAACATTGCTGTTGGCCTGACGATCACCAAGATGAGGTGTTCCGATACATCTTGGACCACCCTGAAGAGATCATGTTCATGTTTGATGGGTTTGATGAATTTAAACTCCAATTTACTGATGAAGAAAAGCACTGTTCTCCCACCAAACCCATCACTGCTCTGAATCTGATCTTTAATCTGCTACAAGGAAACTTGATGAAAAACACTAAAAAAGTTATGACCAGTCGACCAAATGCAGTAACTGCCAATTTAAGAAAATATCTACAGAAAGAGATCACTTTGAAAGGATTCTCGCGGGAGGGAATTGAAATGTTCATCAGGAAATGCCACAGCAACTCATCAAGTGCAGAACATATTTTACATTTTGTCGAGGCAAACTCAGCTCTTCATGGGCTCTGCCATGTGCCTTTCTTCTGTTGGATAGTGTCAAAATGCCATGAGCAGTTAATGCAGAATGGCAGTGATTTCACTCACACTATGACTGATGTTTATCTGTTGATTCTGGAACATTTTTTATTGCATTTTAcacaaagctgtcaaggaattaATGAAGTTCTACTGAGCCGAGTTGCGACAGTCCATCACCTTGGCAAATTAGCACTGGATGGTTTAACCTCTTGCTGTTACATATTCTCAGCTGCACAGCTACAAGAGGCCGAGGTATCTGAAGAGGACATTTCTTTAGGATTCCTTGTCCATAGTCACAGTTTCTCACATGCTTGTAGTGTGGTTAATAATAGGAATTATGAGTTTCTTCACATCACTGTCCAGTGTTTCTTTGCTGCACTGTACATCACTTTAAATGACAATGTGGGACAATCTACTCTTTACTCATTATTCAAACATAACCAGGAAAATACTTCCCCATGCATGATGTCAGCAGCCTGCCTTAAAGGTTGGCTATTTGATTGCGACCAATCTGGTGAACAACATGAAAGGAGAAGTGAAGTTATGCTACAGGAAGCGGAGAGATCAAATCTCCAAATAACAGCGAGCTTTGTTTCTGGGCTTTTGTCTGGTAGGCACAGGAACctgatggggaagaattttctcatCCAGCAACGATGCAAGAAGTACAAACTGGTTAAAAAGTGCTTAGCAAAGAGCATACAGAAACATTTCCTATCTATACCACCAGCTGTTGGTGGAGAGAAGAAAAGTATGCATGCTTTGCCAGAATTTGTATGGTGGATCAAATGCATTTATGAAATGCAGGACAATAATTTGGCCAAACAAGCTGTTAGTAAATTGGACGTGGATCACTTGAAATTGACCTATTGTGGAATAGGGCCAGTTGAGTGCACTGCTCTTGCTTACGTCCTCAAACACTTGAAAAATCCCATGGGATTACAATTGGATTACAACTCAGTCGGTGATTTAGGAATTGAACAACTCCTTCCCTGCTTGGATATTTGCCAATCTATTTA CCTCCGGGGAAATAACATTTCTGATCAAGGAATCTCCAAACTGGTTGACCGAGCTCTTGACAGCTGCAATTTACAAAAGATTGC gttGTTTCACAACAATTTAACTGATGCATGCACCCCCTATTTTGCAAAGCTGCTTAAACATAAGGACAACTTTCTCGCATTAAG GCTAGGCAACAACCACTTAACAGCTGCTGGAGCGGAAGTGCTGGCAGAAGGTTTAAAACAGAACAACTCCATCCAGTACTTGGG ACTTTGGGGAAACAAAATTGGAGGTGCTGGTGCTTGTGCTTTAGCAGCAGCTCTTGAGAATAACACAAGCATGTTATGGCTAAG TCTTGTAGGTAACAATGTTGGCAGTCAAGGTGCCAAGGCTTTGGCTTTAATGCTGAAAAAGAACACCATCCTTGAGGAGCTGTG
- the nod2 gene encoding nucleotide-binding oligomerization domain-containing protein 2 isoform X3, producing MNADQLLKARRHQFITILGRGSVEVFESILDRLLAWDLLNWEEYEYVKSPGLLSRSSRYLLDVIVCKGTRACELFVVVLRDVLHSSQLTGLILGNYKPPEETDKSSASRSSLASQTLQKHRPDIVRKLHGHIAAVLELLHRHGHFSKYECEEVQLPIYTPSQQARKLLDLSKAKGDDTAQVLLDYVESEPGPVKPILGNICLKYQEKLSSTLAAQSRFLTNYAGTENMCLEDIYVDCILEISNTAAENDCLSFLVGLENIFGSDGVSNKDADTVLITGEAGSGKSTSLQKIQQLWATKQAFQDITFVFAFSCRRLNFIDKPVSLKMLLFEHCCWPDDHQDEVFRYILDHPEEIMFMFDGFDEFKLQFTDEEKHCSPTKPITALNLIFNLLQGNLMKNTKKVMTSRPNAVTANLRKYLQKEITLKGFSREGIEMFIRKCHSNSSSAEHILHFVEANSALHGLCHVPFFCWIVSKCHEQLMQNGSDFTHTMTDVYLLILEHFLLHFTQSCQGINEVLLSRVATVHHLGKLALDGLTSCCYIFSAAQLQEAEVSEEDISLGFLVHSHSFSHACSVVNNRNYEFLHITVQCFFAALYITLNDNVGQSTLYSLFKHNQENTSPCMMSAACLKGWLFDCDQSGEQHERRSEVMLQEAERSNLQITASFVSGLLSGRHRNLMGKNFLIQQRCKKYKLVKKCLAKSIQKHFLSIPPAVGGEKKSMHALPEFVWWIKCIYEMQDNNLAKQAVSKLDVDHLKLTYCGIGPVECTALAYVLKHLKNPMGLQLDYNSVGDLGIEQLLPCLDICQSIYLRGNNISDQGISKLVDRALDSCNLQKIALGNNHLTAAGAEVLAEGLKQNNSIQYLGLWGNKIGGAGACALAAALENNTSMLWLSLVGNNVGSQGAKALALMLKKNTILEELCLQENNLVDEDMLHFAEGLQNNSSLKVLKLAQNRISRKGVEFIVKALKHNVTIASIWRKSRDCRGDRRNDSRKKIDILIKNWKRELCALLLIPS from the exons ATGAATGCTGATCAGTTGCTTAAGGCACGAAGACACCAGTTCATCACAATTCTTGGAAGAGGGTCAGTGGAAGTCTTTGAGAGCATCCTTGATCGCTTATTAGCATGGGATCTTCTGAACTGGGAGGAATATGAATATGTGAAATCGCCAGGTCTTCTGTCTCGTTCCAGTCGTTATCTCCTTGACGTTATAGTGTGCAAAGGGACCAGAGCCTGTGAACTTTTTGTTGTGGTGTTGCGAGATGTCCTTCACAGCTCGCAACTGACTGGTTTAATTCTGGGGAACTATAAGCCTCCAGAAGAGACTGACAAATCTTCAGCATCACGATCATCATTGGCTTCCCAAACTCTTCAAAAACACAGACCTGACATAGTGAGGAAGCTACATGGACACATTGCAGCTGTGTTGGAACTTCTGCATAGACATGGTCATTTTTCAAAATATGAATGTGAAGAGGTTCAATTGCCAATATATACACCTTCACAGCAG GCACGAAAGCTGCTAGATCTCTCTAAAGCTAAGGGGGATGATACAGCCCAGGTCCTGTTAGACTACGTTGAGTCTGAACCTGGACCCGTCAAACCCATCCTTG GTAATATTTGCTTGAAGTATCAGGAAAAGTTGAGTTCTACATTGGCTGCTCAGTcccgatttctaacaaactatgcAGGAACTGAAAATATGTGCCTGGAGGATATTTATGTGGATTGTATCTTGGAAATATCCAATACTGCTGCTGAAAATGACTGCTTGTCTTTCCTTGTTGGTCTGGAAAACATCTTTGGGTCAGATGGAGTATCAAATAAAGATGCAGATACTGTGTTAATCACTGGGGAAGCAGGAAGTGGGAAAAGCACTTCACTGCAGAAAATACAACAATTATGGGCAACAAAACAAGCATTCCAGGACATCACATTTGTATTTGCTTTCAGCTGCAGAAGGTTAAACTTCATTGATAAACCTGTTTCACTTAAAATGTTATTGTTTGAACATTGCTGTTGGCCTGACGATCACCAAGATGAGGTGTTCCGATACATCTTGGACCACCCTGAAGAGATCATGTTCATGTTTGATGGGTTTGATGAATTTAAACTCCAATTTACTGATGAAGAAAAGCACTGTTCTCCCACCAAACCCATCACTGCTCTGAATCTGATCTTTAATCTGCTACAAGGAAACTTGATGAAAAACACTAAAAAAGTTATGACCAGTCGACCAAATGCAGTAACTGCCAATTTAAGAAAATATCTACAGAAAGAGATCACTTTGAAAGGATTCTCGCGGGAGGGAATTGAAATGTTCATCAGGAAATGCCACAGCAACTCATCAAGTGCAGAACATATTTTACATTTTGTCGAGGCAAACTCAGCTCTTCATGGGCTCTGCCATGTGCCTTTCTTCTGTTGGATAGTGTCAAAATGCCATGAGCAGTTAATGCAGAATGGCAGTGATTTCACTCACACTATGACTGATGTTTATCTGTTGATTCTGGAACATTTTTTATTGCATTTTAcacaaagctgtcaaggaattaATGAAGTTCTACTGAGCCGAGTTGCGACAGTCCATCACCTTGGCAAATTAGCACTGGATGGTTTAACCTCTTGCTGTTACATATTCTCAGCTGCACAGCTACAAGAGGCCGAGGTATCTGAAGAGGACATTTCTTTAGGATTCCTTGTCCATAGTCACAGTTTCTCACATGCTTGTAGTGTGGTTAATAATAGGAATTATGAGTTTCTTCACATCACTGTCCAGTGTTTCTTTGCTGCACTGTACATCACTTTAAATGACAATGTGGGACAATCTACTCTTTACTCATTATTCAAACATAACCAGGAAAATACTTCCCCATGCATGATGTCAGCAGCCTGCCTTAAAGGTTGGCTATTTGATTGCGACCAATCTGGTGAACAACATGAAAGGAGAAGTGAAGTTATGCTACAGGAAGCGGAGAGATCAAATCTCCAAATAACAGCGAGCTTTGTTTCTGGGCTTTTGTCTGGTAGGCACAGGAACctgatggggaagaattttctcatCCAGCAACGATGCAAGAAGTACAAACTGGTTAAAAAGTGCTTAGCAAAGAGCATACAGAAACATTTCCTATCTATACCACCAGCTGTTGGTGGAGAGAAGAAAAGTATGCATGCTTTGCCAGAATTTGTATGGTGGATCAAATGCATTTATGAAATGCAGGACAATAATTTGGCCAAACAAGCTGTTAGTAAATTGGACGTGGATCACTTGAAATTGACCTATTGTGGAATAGGGCCAGTTGAGTGCACTGCTCTTGCTTACGTCCTCAAACACTTGAAAAATCCCATGGGATTACAATTGGATTACAACTCAGTCGGTGATTTAGGAATTGAACAACTCCTTCCCTGCTTGGATATTTGCCAATCTATTTA CCTCCGGGGAAATAACATTTCTGATCAAGGAATCTCCAAACTGGTTGACCGAGCTCTTGACAGCTGCAATTTACAAAAGATTGC GCTAGGCAACAACCACTTAACAGCTGCTGGAGCGGAAGTGCTGGCAGAAGGTTTAAAACAGAACAACTCCATCCAGTACTTGGG ACTTTGGGGAAACAAAATTGGAGGTGCTGGTGCTTGTGCTTTAGCAGCAGCTCTTGAGAATAACACAAGCATGTTATGGCTAAG TCTTGTAGGTAACAATGTTGGCAGTCAAGGTGCCAAGGCTTTGGCTTTAATGCTGAAAAAGAACACCATCCTTGAGGAGCTGTG
- the nod2 gene encoding nucleotide-binding oligomerization domain-containing protein 2 isoform X2 has product MNADQLLKARRHQFITILGRGSVEVFESILDRLLAWDLLNWEEYEYVKSPGLLSRSSRYLLDVIVCKGTRACELFVVVLRDVLHSSQLTGLILGNYKPPEETDKSSASRSSLASQTLQKHRPDIVRKLHGHIAAVLELLHRHGHFSKYECEEVQLPIYTPSQQARKLLDLSKAKGDDTAQVLLDYVESEPGPVKPILGNICLKYQEKLSSTLAAQSRFLTNYAGTENMCLEDIYVDCILEISNTAAENDCLSFLVGLENIFGSDGVSNKDADTVLITGEAGSGKSTSLQKIQQLWATKQAFQDITFVFAFSCRRLNFIDKPVSLKMLLFEHCCWPDDHQDEVFRYILDHPEEIMFMFDGFDEFKLQFTDEEKHCSPTKPITALNLIFNLLQGNLMKNTKKVMTSRPNAVTANLRKYLQKEITLKGFSREGIEMFIRKCHSNSSSAEHILHFVEANSALHGLCHVPFFCWIVSKCHEQLMQNGSDFTHTMTDVYLLILEHFLLHFTQSCQGINEVLLSRVATVHHLGKLALDGLTSCCYIFSAAQLQEAEVSEEDISLGFLVHSHSFSHACSVVNNRNYEFLHITVQCFFAALYITLNDNVGQSTLYSLFKHNQENTSPCMMSAACLKGWLFDCDQSGEQHERRSEVMLQEAERSNLQITASFVSGLLSGRHRNLMGKNFLIQQRCKKYKLVKKCLAKSIQKHFLSIPPAVGGEKKSMHALPEFVWWIKCIYEMQDNNLAKQAVSKLDVDHLKLTYCGIGPVECTALAYVLKHLKNPMGLQLDYNSVGDLGIEQLLPCLDICQSIYLRGNNISDQGISKLVDRALDSCNLQKIALFHNNLTDACTPYFAKLLKHKDNFLALRLGNNHLTAAGAEVLAEGLKQNNSIQYLGLWGNKIGGAGACALAAALENNTSMLWLSLVGNNVGSQGAKALALMLKKNTILEELCLQENNLVDEDMLHFAEGLQNNSSLKVLKLAQNRISRKGVEFIVKALKHNVTIASIWLGGNHVTAEEIEEMTAERRLTF; this is encoded by the exons ATGAATGCTGATCAGTTGCTTAAGGCACGAAGACACCAGTTCATCACAATTCTTGGAAGAGGGTCAGTGGAAGTCTTTGAGAGCATCCTTGATCGCTTATTAGCATGGGATCTTCTGAACTGGGAGGAATATGAATATGTGAAATCGCCAGGTCTTCTGTCTCGTTCCAGTCGTTATCTCCTTGACGTTATAGTGTGCAAAGGGACCAGAGCCTGTGAACTTTTTGTTGTGGTGTTGCGAGATGTCCTTCACAGCTCGCAACTGACTGGTTTAATTCTGGGGAACTATAAGCCTCCAGAAGAGACTGACAAATCTTCAGCATCACGATCATCATTGGCTTCCCAAACTCTTCAAAAACACAGACCTGACATAGTGAGGAAGCTACATGGACACATTGCAGCTGTGTTGGAACTTCTGCATAGACATGGTCATTTTTCAAAATATGAATGTGAAGAGGTTCAATTGCCAATATATACACCTTCACAGCAG GCACGAAAGCTGCTAGATCTCTCTAAAGCTAAGGGGGATGATACAGCCCAGGTCCTGTTAGACTACGTTGAGTCTGAACCTGGACCCGTCAAACCCATCCTTG GTAATATTTGCTTGAAGTATCAGGAAAAGTTGAGTTCTACATTGGCTGCTCAGTcccgatttctaacaaactatgcAGGAACTGAAAATATGTGCCTGGAGGATATTTATGTGGATTGTATCTTGGAAATATCCAATACTGCTGCTGAAAATGACTGCTTGTCTTTCCTTGTTGGTCTGGAAAACATCTTTGGGTCAGATGGAGTATCAAATAAAGATGCAGATACTGTGTTAATCACTGGGGAAGCAGGAAGTGGGAAAAGCACTTCACTGCAGAAAATACAACAATTATGGGCAACAAAACAAGCATTCCAGGACATCACATTTGTATTTGCTTTCAGCTGCAGAAGGTTAAACTTCATTGATAAACCTGTTTCACTTAAAATGTTATTGTTTGAACATTGCTGTTGGCCTGACGATCACCAAGATGAGGTGTTCCGATACATCTTGGACCACCCTGAAGAGATCATGTTCATGTTTGATGGGTTTGATGAATTTAAACTCCAATTTACTGATGAAGAAAAGCACTGTTCTCCCACCAAACCCATCACTGCTCTGAATCTGATCTTTAATCTGCTACAAGGAAACTTGATGAAAAACACTAAAAAAGTTATGACCAGTCGACCAAATGCAGTAACTGCCAATTTAAGAAAATATCTACAGAAAGAGATCACTTTGAAAGGATTCTCGCGGGAGGGAATTGAAATGTTCATCAGGAAATGCCACAGCAACTCATCAAGTGCAGAACATATTTTACATTTTGTCGAGGCAAACTCAGCTCTTCATGGGCTCTGCCATGTGCCTTTCTTCTGTTGGATAGTGTCAAAATGCCATGAGCAGTTAATGCAGAATGGCAGTGATTTCACTCACACTATGACTGATGTTTATCTGTTGATTCTGGAACATTTTTTATTGCATTTTAcacaaagctgtcaaggaattaATGAAGTTCTACTGAGCCGAGTTGCGACAGTCCATCACCTTGGCAAATTAGCACTGGATGGTTTAACCTCTTGCTGTTACATATTCTCAGCTGCACAGCTACAAGAGGCCGAGGTATCTGAAGAGGACATTTCTTTAGGATTCCTTGTCCATAGTCACAGTTTCTCACATGCTTGTAGTGTGGTTAATAATAGGAATTATGAGTTTCTTCACATCACTGTCCAGTGTTTCTTTGCTGCACTGTACATCACTTTAAATGACAATGTGGGACAATCTACTCTTTACTCATTATTCAAACATAACCAGGAAAATACTTCCCCATGCATGATGTCAGCAGCCTGCCTTAAAGGTTGGCTATTTGATTGCGACCAATCTGGTGAACAACATGAAAGGAGAAGTGAAGTTATGCTACAGGAAGCGGAGAGATCAAATCTCCAAATAACAGCGAGCTTTGTTTCTGGGCTTTTGTCTGGTAGGCACAGGAACctgatggggaagaattttctcatCCAGCAACGATGCAAGAAGTACAAACTGGTTAAAAAGTGCTTAGCAAAGAGCATACAGAAACATTTCCTATCTATACCACCAGCTGTTGGTGGAGAGAAGAAAAGTATGCATGCTTTGCCAGAATTTGTATGGTGGATCAAATGCATTTATGAAATGCAGGACAATAATTTGGCCAAACAAGCTGTTAGTAAATTGGACGTGGATCACTTGAAATTGACCTATTGTGGAATAGGGCCAGTTGAGTGCACTGCTCTTGCTTACGTCCTCAAACACTTGAAAAATCCCATGGGATTACAATTGGATTACAACTCAGTCGGTGATTTAGGAATTGAACAACTCCTTCCCTGCTTGGATATTTGCCAATCTATTTA CCTCCGGGGAAATAACATTTCTGATCAAGGAATCTCCAAACTGGTTGACCGAGCTCTTGACAGCTGCAATTTACAAAAGATTGC gttGTTTCACAACAATTTAACTGATGCATGCACCCCCTATTTTGCAAAGCTGCTTAAACATAAGGACAACTTTCTCGCATTAAG GCTAGGCAACAACCACTTAACAGCTGCTGGAGCGGAAGTGCTGGCAGAAGGTTTAAAACAGAACAACTCCATCCAGTACTTGGG ACTTTGGGGAAACAAAATTGGAGGTGCTGGTGCTTGTGCTTTAGCAGCAGCTCTTGAGAATAACACAAGCATGTTATGGCTAAG TCTTGTAGGTAACAATGTTGGCAGTCAAGGTGCCAAGGCTTTGGCTTTAATGCTGAAAAAGAACACCATCCTTGAGGAGCTGTG